From a region of the Terriglobales bacterium genome:
- a CDS encoding TonB-dependent receptor has translation MYIRSCRVLLLLGLMAALCLTTNAQSDRGSITGTVQDSTGAMVANAKISAVDQATGETRTTTSSASGSYQLPELKASTWTLSAEAPGFKKTTYDNVKIAVGVVQSVNITLTVGAASETVNVEGEVQAIQTENATMQTNVTERQVREMPLQVQSDYAGRSPLAFIFLDSNVTSSDNGSQQNATSFRVNGGQALGAEILIDGANTRRAQNGSFFTEVAPGPNAFQEFTYNTSSYSAEFGNSSAGVVNLTLKSGTNKIHGEVYELFRNEALNANSWNNNNQGLRKGRDRQNDFGFNLGGPVYIPKIYDGRNKTFFFFNYNGYRNTKSENRYITIPTAKMRTGDFSELLTDPDVLRINGGNPVLIYNPHQDPNLRTPAAAITGNRLDLYNGGALLDPVGLNILKSYPTPTGSGVFHNYLANSSAPINMDSEVVKIDQILTDKQRLSVSYSYRNQPSIKGGFPRMPSPAIATGVWDQAFKSHYARAQHDYTISPTMLNHFNIGWNRVYVENKNSTYGFDPRTLGMPPGATANLTFPMVEFWDPGILAGGDLTDPRAAQGIGSTWWHDQMGDNMVQINDTVSWSTGKHTFKFGGELRIQQLNMFQNFDNGGHFSFSGEQTRGNDFSTLSGWNMASLATGASRQTWVTITSDKPAYRYKTWAGFVNDDFRVTQRLTLNLGLRYELQLPRTEAHDFYRAFDPTAANPDVNRPGALVSATQSGNRGLMETDKTNFAPRFGLAYSLDNKTVLRGGMGIYYSPFLYGAGGGQQGYRAARYLEPNWGGFGGLGWMTPGVYLSGLPNAPITDPNGQYIGSDVEYFQTDAKTGRTVQWNLDVQRELPGNFVATAAYIGNKGTRLRSNLLRVNAAPLNVLKLGNDLLNKNINAVDATDRAYATSVGVTLPANGDAVYAGFNGSVAQALRPFPQYNRINSGMEALGQSWYNAMNLRVERRFAAGFQFMASYTWSKLITTASDDLSGNSLLNNVLQNPFDPRSVRATSATNAPHVFVFNYLFELPFGKGKPLLNNNSILDKIVGGWQFSGIHRYQSGLPLVVSINGGAYRGFLDMVGYYGNLRPNLTGQNPVQSYNATGATVDVLNPAAFSAPPQYTNCPGGCVIGNAAYAAYYNRDPNVWFGTAPAVLGNTVLPYYSENFSLLKKVSVTEGMFAEIGAEFFNPFNRHRYWMPDSNLDGFNNGNPTNGNFGVSSVQDDPRVIQLRVRFVF, from the coding sequence ATGTACATTCGCAGTTGCCGTGTGCTTCTGCTCCTGGGCCTCATGGCTGCCCTGTGCCTCACCACAAATGCACAGAGCGACCGTGGGTCGATCACCGGCACAGTGCAAGACAGCACTGGTGCCATGGTGGCAAACGCCAAGATCTCAGCCGTAGATCAGGCGACAGGAGAAACCCGTACAACAACCAGTTCGGCTTCCGGCTCGTATCAATTGCCGGAGTTGAAAGCAAGCACCTGGACGTTGAGCGCCGAAGCGCCCGGGTTCAAGAAAACGACCTACGACAACGTCAAAATCGCTGTCGGTGTCGTGCAGAGCGTGAACATTACCCTGACCGTCGGCGCGGCCAGTGAAACCGTGAACGTCGAAGGCGAAGTGCAGGCGATTCAAACCGAAAACGCCACGATGCAGACCAACGTCACGGAACGCCAGGTCCGGGAAATGCCTCTGCAGGTACAGTCCGATTACGCCGGACGCAGCCCACTGGCATTCATCTTCCTGGACAGCAACGTCACTTCGTCAGATAACGGAAGCCAGCAGAACGCCACGAGCTTCCGCGTGAATGGCGGCCAAGCTCTCGGTGCTGAGATTCTCATCGACGGTGCCAACACCCGTCGTGCCCAGAACGGAAGTTTCTTCACCGAGGTTGCCCCTGGACCAAACGCTTTCCAGGAGTTTACCTATAACACCTCCAGCTACTCCGCCGAATTCGGAAACTCATCTGCCGGAGTCGTGAACCTGACCCTCAAATCGGGAACCAACAAAATTCACGGTGAGGTCTACGAACTGTTTCGGAATGAAGCCTTGAACGCGAATAGTTGGAACAATAACAATCAAGGACTCCGCAAGGGCCGCGATCGCCAGAACGATTTCGGTTTCAATCTCGGCGGCCCGGTGTATATCCCAAAGATCTACGACGGTCGCAACAAGACCTTCTTCTTCTTCAACTACAACGGTTATCGCAACACCAAGTCTGAGAATCGATATATCACCATTCCAACTGCGAAGATGCGCACCGGCGACTTCTCCGAGTTGCTCACTGATCCCGACGTTCTCCGCATCAACGGCGGGAACCCAGTGCTGATCTATAACCCCCATCAGGATCCGAACCTGCGCACACCGGCCGCAGCGATTACTGGCAACCGCCTCGACCTTTACAACGGCGGCGCACTACTCGATCCAGTGGGGCTCAACATCTTGAAGAGCTACCCCACTCCGACTGGGTCCGGCGTGTTCCACAACTATCTCGCCAACAGTTCGGCCCCGATCAACATGGATAGCGAGGTTGTGAAAATCGATCAGATATTGACCGATAAGCAGCGCCTCTCTGTCAGCTATAGCTACCGTAATCAGCCATCGATCAAGGGCGGATTCCCGCGCATGCCGAGTCCGGCAATTGCGACCGGTGTATGGGACCAGGCGTTCAAGTCGCACTATGCTCGCGCACAGCACGACTACACCATCAGTCCCACCATGCTCAATCACTTCAATATCGGCTGGAACCGCGTGTACGTGGAGAACAAGAACTCTACGTACGGATTCGACCCCCGCACTCTCGGGATGCCTCCTGGTGCAACCGCGAACCTGACGTTCCCCATGGTCGAGTTCTGGGATCCCGGCATCCTTGCCGGCGGCGACCTCACTGATCCTCGCGCAGCTCAGGGCATCGGCTCCACCTGGTGGCACGACCAGATGGGCGACAACATGGTGCAGATCAACGACACCGTCAGCTGGTCCACAGGTAAACACACCTTCAAGTTCGGTGGTGAGCTGCGCATTCAACAGCTCAACATGTTCCAGAACTTCGATAACGGAGGACACTTCTCCTTCTCTGGCGAACAGACCAGGGGCAACGACTTCTCCACCCTTTCCGGCTGGAATATGGCTAGCCTCGCGACCGGCGCATCCCGCCAAACGTGGGTCACCATCACCAGCGACAAACCAGCGTATCGGTATAAAACCTGGGCAGGATTCGTGAACGACGATTTCAGGGTCACACAACGACTGACTCTGAACCTCGGCCTCCGTTACGAACTTCAGCTACCCCGTACGGAAGCACACGATTTTTATCGTGCGTTTGACCCGACAGCGGCCAATCCTGACGTCAACCGCCCGGGTGCGCTCGTAAGTGCGACGCAGTCCGGCAACCGCGGATTGATGGAAACCGATAAGACCAACTTCGCTCCGCGATTCGGTTTGGCGTACTCACTCGACAACAAGACCGTCCTGCGCGGCGGCATGGGCATCTACTACTCGCCATTCCTCTATGGTGCCGGTGGAGGCCAGCAGGGTTACCGTGCAGCTCGCTACCTCGAGCCGAACTGGGGCGGATTTGGCGGCCTCGGCTGGATGACACCGGGCGTCTACTTGAGCGGCTTGCCGAATGCTCCAATCACCGATCCGAATGGTCAGTACATCGGCTCGGACGTGGAGTACTTCCAGACGGACGCAAAAACCGGGCGCACAGTACAGTGGAATCTTGACGTGCAGCGCGAATTGCCCGGCAATTTCGTTGCTACCGCAGCCTACATTGGAAACAAGGGCACGCGGCTCCGCTCTAACCTGCTCCGGGTGAATGCGGCACCGTTGAACGTTCTCAAACTTGGGAACGATCTACTCAACAAGAACATCAACGCCGTTGATGCTACGGACCGCGCATACGCGACCAGCGTCGGCGTCACCCTTCCGGCGAATGGCGATGCTGTTTACGCCGGATTCAACGGCAGCGTAGCCCAGGCACTGCGGCCGTTCCCGCAGTACAACCGGATCAACAGTGGGATGGAAGCTCTCGGACAAAGCTGGTACAACGCGATGAACCTCCGCGTCGAACGGCGCTTTGCGGCCGGATTCCAGTTCATGGCGTCGTACACATGGTCGAAACTGATCACAACGGCGTCTGACGACCTGAGCGGTAACAGCTTGTTGAACAATGTTCTCCAGAACCCATTCGATCCGCGTTCGGTCCGGGCGACTTCCGCTACGAACGCCCCGCATGTGTTCGTGTTCAACTACCTGTTTGAACTTCCGTTCGGCAAGGGCAAGCCGTTGCTCAACAACAACTCCATCCTCGACAAGATCGTCGGCGGATGGCAGTTCAGCGGAATCCACCGCTACCAGAGCGGACTACCGTTAGTCGTATCCATCAACGGTGGGGCCTACCGCGGCTTCCTCGACATGGTGGGCTACTACGGCAACCTTCGTCCAAACCTTACTGGCCAGAATCCTGTCCAGAGCTACAACGCTACCGGTGCCACCGTTGACGTTCTGAATCCGGCAGCGTTCTCAGCACCACCTCAGTACACCAACTGCCCCGGCGGATGTGTGATCGGCAATGCAGCTTACGCCGCCTACTACAACCGCGACCCGAACGTCTGGTTTGGAACCGCGCCCGCAGTACTCGGCAACACGGTTCTTCCCTACTACAGCGAGAACTTCAGCCTGCTGAAGAAAGTTTCCGTGACGGAAGGCATGTTCGCGGAAATCGGCGCCGAGTTCTTCAATCCCTTTAATCGTCACCGTTATTGGATGCCGGATTCGAATCTCGACGGCTTCAATAACGGTAACCCCACGAACGGCAACTTCGGGGTTTCCTCCGTGCAAGACGATCCTCGCGTAATTCAGTTGCGCGTGCGGTTCGTGTTCTAA
- a CDS encoding LacI family DNA-binding transcriptional regulator — translation MNIKAVAAKAGVSIATVSRTINGHASVTPETAENVLRAIRALGYYPNRQARTLASGRSHTFGLIISDIANPFFPELVKSFETTALSHNYDVTVFNTSYDSHRLRTSIERMLERRVDGVAVMTSEFDRRVLGELSRRGVPIVFLDVGTVQSRISNILVDYEKGIREAVQHVSELGHQKIAFISGPLQLKSAGIRWRAMQKCMHDCGLQIPSRFMREANHRVDGGQIAMADLLNQKDPPTAVLASNDLTAIGAMKAIYRKGLRVPDDLSIIGFDDIELCEFMNPPLTTVRLSREEIGRHACGALLKVVEEGEIQGQELSVSTELVLRGSTAPLETRKKSKRTAPNQ, via the coding sequence ATGAACATCAAAGCGGTTGCCGCCAAAGCCGGGGTATCGATCGCGACGGTCTCCAGGACCATCAACGGTCATGCTTCTGTTACTCCGGAGACGGCGGAAAACGTGTTGCGTGCCATTCGCGCGCTCGGGTATTACCCCAATCGGCAGGCACGCACACTTGCTTCCGGACGCAGCCATACTTTTGGACTCATTATCTCGGATATCGCTAATCCATTTTTCCCCGAATTAGTAAAAAGCTTCGAGACTACCGCACTGTCACACAACTATGACGTTACCGTGTTCAATACGAGTTACGACTCACATCGTCTGCGTACTTCCATCGAGCGCATGCTGGAGCGCCGGGTGGATGGCGTAGCGGTCATGACCTCGGAATTCGACCGTCGAGTGTTGGGAGAGCTTTCTCGGCGCGGAGTGCCGATAGTGTTCCTGGACGTGGGAACGGTGCAGTCGCGCATCAGCAATATTCTCGTGGATTACGAAAAAGGAATCCGTGAAGCTGTCCAGCACGTGAGCGAGTTAGGGCACCAGAAGATCGCGTTCATCTCCGGTCCGTTACAGCTGAAGTCAGCCGGAATCCGCTGGCGCGCCATGCAGAAGTGCATGCATGATTGCGGACTGCAGATTCCGTCGCGCTTCATGCGAGAGGCGAATCACCGTGTGGATGGCGGGCAGATTGCGATGGCCGATCTACTGAACCAAAAAGACCCGCCGACGGCGGTTCTTGCGTCGAATGACCTTACTGCTATCGGAGCGATGAAGGCGATTTATCGAAAAGGGTTGCGAGTTCCCGATGACCTCTCGATCATAGGATTCGACGATATCGAACTTTGCGAATTTATGAATCCTCCGCTGACGACCGTGCGCCTGTCGCGCGAAGAGATAGGCCGTCATGCCTGCGGTGCGCTGCTGAAGGTAGTGGAAGAAGGCGAGATTCAGGGACAGGAACTCAGCGTCTCTACAGAATTGGTCTTGAGAGGTTCGACGGCTCCTCTGGAAACAAGGAAGAAGAGCAAGAGAACAGCCCCCAACCAATAG